The Microbacter margulisiae genomic sequence ATGGCTTTCCTAAACAGGTATATTATATGTTTTGGTGGTGTTAATAAAACAATTTTTCGGTATGGACTCTTGATTGATCACCAATTAATGGAAGCGAAGGCTGCCAGAAATGAATCGGAAGTTAAAAGACTTTCATCCCAACAGAAAAAGTATCTTTCACATGATGTCCAATGGTACCAATATAATCCTGATGTCTTGATTTATGATGTTAAATTGAAACAATGGGAATGCCTTGGCCAAACTGAACATACAGCACGGGCAGGAGGTGCATTAATAACCAACAAAAAGAGTTTTATTATAGTTGGAGGAGAACTAAAACCAGGGATTCGATCTGCGAATGTTTATCAAGGGCATATAGAAGAGTGAATCCTGAAACTTTGATGTTGTTTTTTGAAAATGAATTCTCAAAAAATATTTTGATAAAAAAGTTGATTTGTAATATAGGAGAATGAGTAAAATTGGGAGATAGATGCTCTATATATGATTATGCCTTATCTTTAATGATAGTATTTAAGTCTAATAAATAATCTTGATTATGAAACGAATTTCCACTTATTTTGTTTTAGTAGCTACATTATTGCTTATGCATATGGAGGGAGCCCGGTCGATGATCAATGTAGTGCCGCGCCCCAATTATGTAAAAGAAACATCGGGTGTTTTTACCTTCCGGCAAGGCATGCAGGTATATTCACCGGGACACAGCGGAGCAGCCGCATTGCTGGAAAGGAAACTCTCCACAGCCGCAGGGATCCGATTGCGCCATGGAACAAATAAACAATCTGCCATTACCATGGAGATTGATACCAGTGCCATACAATCCCCGGAAGGCTATCAATTAAGCGTAACGCCGCATCACATCCTGCTGCAAGCCTCTACGGAGACAGGGCTCTATTACGGTGTGCAAACGCTGTTGCAGTTACTGCCACCCCAGATTGAAAGCCCCTGTTATACCAAAGCAAGATGGCAAGCCCCCTGTGTCCAGATCAAAGACGCGCCCGCCTTTCGCTACCGGGGCATCATGCTGGACGTATGCCGCCATTTCCTTCCGGCGGAGCGCATCAAGAAGATACTGGATGTAATGGCAATGTATAAAATGAATCGATTTCACTGGCACTTGACCGATGACCAGGGATGGAGGATCCAGATCAAGCGCTATCCGAAGCTTACCCAGATCGGATCAACCCGTATAGGAGACGATGGGAAGCCATATGGCGGATACTATACCCAGGATCAGATAAGGGAAATTGTAAAATATGCAGCCGCACGCCATATCACAGTCATCCCGGAAATAGAGATGCCGGGGCATGCATTAGCCGCCTTGTCAGCTTACCCGCAATATTCGAATACAGGAGGACCATTTAAGCCACGTACGGTCTGGGGCGTAGAAGAGAATGTCTATAATCCGGCCAACGACTCGGTATACACTTTTTTATCGAACATTTTAGACGAAGTGTGCACCCTGTTTCCTTCCCAATATATTCATATAGGAGGAGACGAATGCCCCAAAAACAGGTGGAAAGAGAGCCCGCAATGTCAACTTCTTATGAAAAAAGAGGGATTAAAGAACGAAGAAGAATTACAGAGCTATTTCGTCAAGCGGATGGAAAAGATTGTAGCAAAGAAAGGAAGGAAGATCATTGGATGGGACGAAATATTGGAAGGCGGCATAGCTCCTTCAGCCACCATCATGTCATGGAGAGGGGAGCAAGGCGGGATCGATGCCGCCAATGCAGGACATGACGTGATTATGACCCCCGGCTCCGTATTATATCTGGATCACTATCAGGGAAGCCCCTTATGCGAACCCGTTAAAATCGGAGGTCTGACCACCCTGCAACAAATGTATGCCTACAATCCGATCCCCAAAGCCATTTCCCCGGCCATGAAACACCATGTATTGGGGTTACAGGGCAACCTGTGGTCTGAATACCTGTATACCCCCGACGAGTTCGAATACCAACTCTTCCCAAGAGCATTGGCCGTGGCCGAGACAGGGTGGACACAACCGGAGAATAAAAATACAGACGACTTTATCCGCAGGATGGATGACCAGCAAATCCGCCTGGACGAACACCATATCCATTACTACATTCCGATGCCCGAGGGCAATCTGAATTACATGGAATTTACCGATTCCCTTCGGTTACCCTTTACCACGAACCGACCGGTCCGCGTAGTCTATACCCTTGACGGCACCACTCCCACAGGAGAATCAAAAACCTATACTACTCCCATTTTAATCACCAAAACCACGACGTTAAAACTACGAACCATCTTACCCCAGGGAAAGATGAGTGCAGTCCGGACGATCCATTTAACCAAGACATCCTCCATGCAGGGGATAGCTACCCTGCCCAACACCCAAGCAGGCATCCGGCTTCGTTATACGGGACAAGGATACTATACCCGGACTAGCCAACTCACAACAGTCAAACAATGGAAGGACACGATTGTTTCGAATCCCAATCAATTTTTCAACTTGGTACCTACCTATACCGATGGGAAGAGTTATCCTGGAGAGCCCCGGGGAGCCGCCATCCTCACAGGGTATCTTCACATTACAGACCCGGGAGAATACAGGCTCCACAGCAATGCGGATGTCCTGTGGATTAACGGGAAGAAGCTGATTGATAATGAAGGGCAAATTAAGAAGTTTGTACGGACAGATATAGCCGTTCCATTCACAAATGGATATTATCCGGTAAAGATGATCATATTGAACAATATCTTGGGAGGCGTTCCTGCTTCATGGGCAGACTTTCATATCACACTGGCCAAATGGGACACTACTAATGAGGATCAGGAATTGAAGATTGGGCCTGTTGTCTATAAATGAATGATTAAGGAAGAATAAGAATTGATTGAATACTTTTGACTTTAAAAAAACAGAGATAGCAAGATACCTGTGGATAGAGCATGCGATGAATGGGAAGGGACATTCCTTTCGTTTTATAATAACTAGAGAATGTTGGCAGTATCGTGTTATTGATCTATTTGTTTATATATAATGCGAATTAAGAGTTGGTATTAAAGAATCAAGTGAATGAAAGCAGCTGCAATTCTTCCGCAGAGAAAGGATAACAATTCTTTTGT encodes the following:
- a CDS encoding family 20 glycosylhydrolase, which translates into the protein MKRISTYFVLVATLLLMHMEGARSMINVVPRPNYVKETSGVFTFRQGMQVYSPGHSGAAALLERKLSTAAGIRLRHGTNKQSAITMEIDTSAIQSPEGYQLSVTPHHILLQASTETGLYYGVQTLLQLLPPQIESPCYTKARWQAPCVQIKDAPAFRYRGIMLDVCRHFLPAERIKKILDVMAMYKMNRFHWHLTDDQGWRIQIKRYPKLTQIGSTRIGDDGKPYGGYYTQDQIREIVKYAAARHITVIPEIEMPGHALAALSAYPQYSNTGGPFKPRTVWGVEENVYNPANDSVYTFLSNILDEVCTLFPSQYIHIGGDECPKNRWKESPQCQLLMKKEGLKNEEELQSYFVKRMEKIVAKKGRKIIGWDEILEGGIAPSATIMSWRGEQGGIDAANAGHDVIMTPGSVLYLDHYQGSPLCEPVKIGGLTTLQQMYAYNPIPKAISPAMKHHVLGLQGNLWSEYLYTPDEFEYQLFPRALAVAETGWTQPENKNTDDFIRRMDDQQIRLDEHHIHYYIPMPEGNLNYMEFTDSLRLPFTTNRPVRVVYTLDGTTPTGESKTYTTPILITKTTTLKLRTILPQGKMSAVRTIHLTKTSSMQGIATLPNTQAGIRLRYTGQGYYTRTSQLTTVKQWKDTIVSNPNQFFNLVPTYTDGKSYPGEPRGAAILTGYLHITDPGEYRLHSNADVLWINGKKLIDNEGQIKKFVRTDIAVPFTNGYYPVKMIILNNILGGVPASWADFHITLAKWDTTNEDQELKIGPVVYK